TCATCATCAGTTAAAAAACTGTTTGCATTACGGAAGTCCATATCATACAGACAGAGTATCTCGTCCCTATGGTCATTCAATTCATCAAGGACGCCTCTATCAATTATCTGGGAGCCGTGTCCTGAGAAATGAAATACCAGAACATCTCCAGGTTCAGCATCATCTATTAACCAGCTTAATCTTGACATAAGATGGTCTCGAGTAACACTTTCATCAATTAGAGAACGGATATTCTCTTGTTTAAATTCGAAATATGTCTGTAATATATGGTTCATATTTTTGACATCATTCACACATCCTCTAAGACAAGACACATACTTATATTTGTTTATTCCAACTAACAATGCCTTCTTTTTCATTTTTATCCTCCTGAAAATAGGTTATGGGACGCAGATTTTCGCAGATTATCAGGATGTATATTTAAAAATCCTGATAATCTGCGTTTATCTGCGTCCTATTTTAGATAGTAAATGGTGTTTGTGCTTCAAATTTAGGGTTGAGCTTACCTGCCCAGAAATAATTAGGTGTTTGGTCTGGTGGCATACGCAGAAGTATAGACTTATAGAATTTTTTATAGTTACCTTTAAATGCCCCATTTTTCCAGACCCTGAGCAACTGTCCAGTGAACAAGCCATTAAAATCACCATCCGAAGACAATTGATTATCCTGACAACCTGAAATGAGTAAAACCGCAGCCTTAACCTTTGCTTTAGCCTCTTTTAGTGTAGGGTCTTTTAGTATTTCGTCATAGAAATCTTTGTTATTTCGGTAGGTGCGTAGTGCGACATCCGGTGGCATAAAACGATATTTTACCTGCGAAGAACTAATATTCGCGCTTCGGTTGTTAATTGTCCCCTGGTAATATGCGGCTTTAGTTACTGTGCCACTATGACAACTGTCAGAAAAGACAAGAATACGCACGCCATCTTTAAATTTCCCCCATAAAGAGTATAGTTGGTCATCCACTAATTCCCCATCATACAGACACCAGGTTTCATCTTGAGCATCAGGTTCATCATTGTTGAGGTCAGGCAACT
This genomic window from bacterium contains:
- a CDS encoding caspase family protein, with the protein product MAKGIALTIGLNSVDPKHYGGWSGDLNACEADAEDMAFIAKSKKFKVKTLLTKFATRTKVMEEISNAAKTLTKGDIFMVSYSGHGGQLPDLNNDEPDAQDETWCLYDGELVDDQLYSLWGKFKDGVRILVFSDSCHSGTVTKAAYYQGTINNRSANISSSQVKYRFMPPDVALRTYRNNKDFYDEILKDPTLKEAKAKVKAAVLLISGCQDNQLSSDGDFNGLFTGQLLRVWKNGAFKGNYKKFYKSILLRMPPDQTPNYFWAGKLNPKFEAQTPFTI